TAAATGGGAATACTACACAGTACATATTTTACCAGAACCAGCCTGTCTTGAAATGATAGCAACCTCCCCTTCCATGCTGCCAATTTTTTCTGAATTAGCTCAACTACTGGCCATAGCATTGCAGAAGTGATCTTTCCTGGATCCAAATACACACTCAAATACTTATCTGGAAATTTAGATATTTCCATATTAACAAGTTCACTAATAAAGTTTTTCCTCTGTTGTGTAGTGCCATCCACAAAGAGCTTACTTTTAAGCTTATTGATAACTTGACCAGAGCAAGCTTGATAAGTATCTATGAAAATCGGGGGTTAGACAAAATAGATGCAAAATGAACACAATCAACAGAAACGCGTATATTTATGAAAATATGGAGTCGGTCTAGTTAGTTTAAATTTACCTGATTCGTTCTGGATTGCCTTATGGAAACTGGACATTTCCCAAAGGATTAAactttttctttgaaaatgtcTTCAAAACGCCGTATCTACAACTCTAAACTTTTTGGAAAGGTAAAAGTTGTTGATCCTTATTGTACCATGTGTGGAACTGAAACAGAAACTACTAAACACCTCTTGCTACATTGTCCTTATGCTAAAGAAATATGGAACTCGACCCCAAACCCTGTCGCCCTTAACATAAATAGTTCAAGTACTTTCTTGGAGCTCTGTAAGGATTGGATCAAGAACCCTAGAAAAGGAATTTCCCTAGAATTGATGCTTACTAAGATGTGGTTTATTTAGAAGGAAAGATGTAACagagtttttgaaaacaaaattacaaCAGTCAAGAATCTAGCTATGTAAATACAAGGGCATGTAGCTTTCTGGGCACAGAGAAGTAACCTTCAGAATAAAGCCAAAAAAACTAAAAGAGGAAAACTCTGATACCTTTGTGGCACGCACCTTCAAAACACACTCTTAAGATTGATGTAGGTGCGGCATGGATTTCTGATAGTCTACCTTCCAGTTATGCTTTAATTCTAAGAGATGATACAGGAAATTCAGGAGGAGGGAAAGCGGGACAATCAGCAACAACAGACCCACAAAAAACAGAGGCTTTAGGAGTGATGCAGGCACCTATTTGGGCGCATGAAAAAGGTCTTGAAAAATTCAACATAGAAGGAGATTGTAAAAGTATTTTCAAGCATTTACAAGGAAAGACAACTGACATATCCTGGCGCTCAAAGACTTATCTCGATAAAGCAAACAGACTAGCACATCTATGTaacaattttttaggtttttactttGTTCCAAGATTATGGAGTGGCAGAAATTTAGGAAAATTTGTAAGACCTTTAAACACTACCGTCACGTATgaattttaatggatcccaacatttgagtggggttttcgtaccacaagtttggtcaccttgggtttttatgactagttttgaaaaaaagcaacaaaaaaaaaggcgTCCTTGGTAATATTTTCTATCAATTCGCCAATACCCACAAACTTGCAAAATAATCTCAAGATATGAAATTAAAGAAGCAAATCCGAAAGGAGGAGCAATTCCCTTCATCCTCATTCAAAAGAAGTCTAAAAGTTACatatcaaaactaaaaaaatatatGATTCCATGGGTTCCTTCCTAGACATCCCAATTGACAATACCTATCCCATACATAAAAACCACAATAGCATCGCTTTCATCAAATGACTCGAAAAGCTCCAACTTCACCCCATCCTCTCAAGCATAATTCAATCTGAATATGTCATTCAGAACGTAGTAGGTGTTTTGAGCTGGCATCAAATGGAACATCTGAGAGTTCGAAAGCAATAAAAAGGAATACAGTAAGCGATAACATATTTAATAGGAATTGCAAGAAACTCAACGTTACAGAACGAACGAAAGTAACTGAAGTTCAAGCCGCTTCAGGCACATTAATTGAAGGTTTAAGTAATAAGAAACCCAGCATATAAGGATTTCTTGTGATTCTTTTTCTTACAAACACTCTGTTACGCTAAACAAAGAAGGTAATCAAACCCTTATTATACTACAGAACGAAACATCAATACACAATTCCAACCAACAGACCGATAGTAAAAAGGAATACAGTAAGCGACAATATGTTTAATAGGAGTTGCAAGAAACTCAACGTAAAAGAACAAACGAAAGTAACTGAAGTTCAAGTAGCTTCAGGCACATTAATTGAAGGTTTAAGTAATAAGAAACCCAGCATATAAGGATTTTCTTGTGATTCTTTTTCTTACAAACACGCTGTTACGCTAAACAAAGAAGGTAATCAAACCCTTATTATACTACAGAACGAAACATCAATACACAATTCCAACCAACAGACCGATAGCAAAAAGGAATACAGTAAGCGACAATATATTTAATAGGAGTTGCAAGAAACTCAACGTAAAAGAACAAACAAAAGTAACTGAAGTTCAAGTCGCTTCAGGCACATTAATTGAAGGTTTAAGTAATAAGAAACCAAGCATATAAGGATTTCTTGTGATTCTTTTTCTTACAAACACTCTGTTACACTAAACAAAGAAGGTAATCAAACCCTTATTATACTACAGAACGAAACATCAATACTCAATTCCAACTAACAAAAGACCGATAGTAATTACAGCTGTCATAAATGATTCTATCGGATGTGTGTTTCAaccaaacaagtgatatgagcaAAACATTGCCAGGCAATAATTCCAAACACAAATACCTTATGTAAAATCACCTCGAAGCGCAATTCACACAAAGCAAAATCATGGAGCAGTTCAAATCTACAAGCAAGGTGTCACCACTGCTTAACAGATTGTTTCCCTAACAGTATATTgttcaattgttcaaaatcatggAACAGTTAAAATCTACAAACAAGCAAAGATGTCACTACTTAACAGAGATTATCACCAACTTATTGTTCAAGATCATATATCTCTAAGTAAATTCACAGTTACAGAAGGGCAAAATAGTAACCAAaaaggaaaaatcaaaaaaatacagATCTAGCTGGGGTTTTGGTTTGAGAACAAACCTGACTGAATTTCAAGGCATGTTGTTCACCGGCAAGTTGAAGACTGCCACTAACAAAAACAAGCATACCACCAGCAGGACCAGAAGGTTGACAATCAACAGTTGTGATTGTATGTTTACATTGTTGGAACGGTAAACTGTTCAATTTAGCAACAATGTTTTGCGATCCTTGGATCTGTTGACCTTCAAACGTTAACATTGATCCTTCTTGATATAAACTCCCTAGACTCCCACGATTTGCATCAAATGTTGTATAGTAGTGTTCTACAAACGCTTTTGATACTGCTTCTGGATCCATCTCTCTGCAACTCTTTTCTCTTTTCAGAAGGAAGAATGAGAATTCAGAAATTGGGGAAAAATAGGAAAGCAGATTTGCTTATTAGAAGGAAAATAAATACTAGGGTCTAtcacttttatttttatatattttaattatGGTCTATGAATGTTAGTTAGGTTTTGACTCTTTGACTAGCAAAGACTTTGGTTGAGTGtgttgttattttatttattttgtactttTTTTTAAGCTTGAGCATTTCCCAGCCAGGCTCCCAGCAGATTTATCAGAGGGTGTCTGGAGTCCTCTAGATCCTGGTTAGCGATTGTGAAAACTGAACTATTGTCCTTTCTTTTGATGGGCCTTATTAAATATGTCTAACAAACTTTACAAATGTCTCTAGTGGcataattgaaaattttcattaaaAACATAATTTTAATGATTCCATATTTATCCTCCTCACTGTCCCTCTTCTTCGTCACTTCTTACGacagaaaaaaatcaaatcaatgaaatcgCTCCCGTCATCATCTACATCGCTTCCACCACCACCGGAATCAGCACCACCAAAATCTACACCACCACTTCGTCACTTCATGCATTTGATTTTGTGTTCTATCATGTTTTGCTTTCCCTTATTCTTCAACCAGATCCATCGACGACATcagttcatcaaaaaaaaaacaactaataaATGGAGAAAGGTCGAtgaaaatcatcaacaaaaactaaaaaaacgAAGATTAATCAACGAAAAATGAATCGAAAGATAAGTATGATATCTCAATTAATCGATGGAGATCTGATTTTAGGTTGCAATTATAGATCGAGATATGGTTTAGGTTACGATTTATGATGGTGGTGTAGCAGCGATGGCAGATGAGGTATGTATTTGAATCTAGGTTTCTTTCGGTACTGGTGGTATTTTAAGTGATTGTGACGTAGATGAGAATAGTTTAATACTAAGAAATTGATGATGTATATGGAGGTGGTTTCGGTTGGAATAATGAAATTTGTGTTAGGTTTTAGTTCTGGttgtttttggtggtggtggcggtggtgtttATGAAGCTACAGGTAATGATCAATTTTTgtggtttatatgtttttatgggatcaattgttgttgttgatccattttatgcgatcaactcctgttgttgacccaattttttattggatcaactatggttgttgatccatctatgggatcaactcctgttgttgacctaattttttatgggatcaactactgttgttgatcctttgaactcctattgttgacaatatttccttggataagtataatcatgcttgtagtttaaatcatgatttgtagtttaaatcatgtaaatttcttccaatgttgaactgtggtgcaatggtagcatgattgACTCTATGTCGGATgatgtgtgttcgactcacgtcaagttcactccatttacatggatcaacttctattgttgatccttttttttggatcaaatatcgttgttgatcccctaaattggatcaactactactgttggttctatttttatttggatcaactactgttgttgatacaaaaatatctgaaccagtggtggtggcggcaacaaactagtggtggtggtggaggactggtggtggtgtaatggtggtggttaaggagtggtggtggcagttggtaggtggtggtagaatggtagttgaatgttggtggtggtggtgctagtggtggtggtgaaatggtagagaaagaaatttgttccattttgaaataaagaaaaatattacatggatgagggtattaaggtaatctaatattaaatggataaggttataaaaaagtagggacatatttatttttgcataagaatatatttattgggtgtcaaaagtaaGGATATATAAGCGAGTGATAATAATTCGAGTCGGCGAAAAAGCGTGCATTATCCGGCCAGGTGAAATGAAAGTTCGATTAAAAATTCGGTCAATTATGCATCATTCGATAAGAATGGGTAAATTCATTAATGCGCAtatatttctttttagatatttgaGTTCAGTATTAATTATCGGGACATGTTAAATTGTAATAAATGACTTTTTAGTACTACTATGTTGGGTGTCCGGTGGATTTAGAAAGTGTTTGGATGTTAAGATTGCTAAAAAAAATAGAATTTAATCTCAAACATTAGAAATAAAAAGGATTTTGCTCCATGAAAAGTATAGTATATTTTACTTCTGGAAGTTATCTTGAAATTTTGTTATCAAACTAGTAAATTTTAACATTTCGACTCAATTAAGTTGAAAAATTATTAAGATGTATCCAAGCAACCTTTAACTTTTTTTATTACTTTTCTTTTGGAAATTGATTTGGTTATAATCTGGAACCATTGTAGGAAATtaaaaagaatctttttcatcAGACGGATGCCATTTTAGTGGTAATTCAATTTACTAACCACGATTTTAAGAAGGAATTAAAATATATTAACAGGATATTTGGATACCAGAAACAAAAGTCAAGTCAAAAGAAGCaaattcttattcttctttcaaTCAGGaatataataatgtgtttttgtattttttttttactggTCGTGCCGTTCATTAAAGAACTTGTTGATTTTTTAAAATGATATGTTGAATTATATCACATGGTTATTGCGGTTCACAACTTACTCCCCTTCGTATATGTGAATGGAGGAGGCGTTGAGATGAGATTACGACGACATTAGCATTACAAAAAGGCATGCATCCATGATTCAGCATGTCCAATAACATTCACTTATCATGGTAGAATTCTTATGGCAGAAGCTATAATTGCAAAAGTTCTTACTTCTTAGGGATTGCAAGTTCTCCTCTTGACGCCAGACGAGATTTTCTAGGATTCATCCAGAAAAGGATTCAAATCATCTTATGAATATGGAGATCTCAACTATTTGGTGGATATTTTAGTTGAAATGGATGTCAAGAAACACTTTTCTTAATCATGCAGGAAGATTATATGCACTATCTTTAGGTTGACAGagataataaaactaaaattataatTGAGGATCAAATCGCATTCAAGTGGTGTTTCATCTACGATATATTGTTTGTTCTAAATTACAacaatcatatacatctaattgACCACAAGATATTCTTGAGATATTTTTCTAGAATCAATTATTAACCGAGTATGACTTAACATTCCCTCTCAAGATGAAAGCTTGGATCGAAGCATGTCAATACGACTATGTGATAGATCTTTTGTAAAAATATCATGATGTATGAAAATGTTGATCCAATAATTATCATTTCGTTCTTGACAAGTCTCAGATAATCAGGGAGCAAGAGCAAGTCTCGTTACTTATGAGGTTGATTTCGGAAAAATTTATTGATAGATTTTACAGTATGAAGAAAATAAATTATTGTATTAATCAATTTTTTATGAAACCGACAATACAATGAAGCGTTCATAGGACAACAATATATAAAAATGACACAACACTAAGGCAGTTTTTGATCATATTCAAAGGCATCAACTGATCATATTTTAAGCTATCAGAAGTAGAAATGTAAGGTTAAGAAATCTTACTTACAAAGATAAAATAGTAACAAGTAAACTTGTAGTATTACTCTAATACTCCCCCTCAAATTGAAGTTTGGAGTAAAGCAAATACTTCAGTTTGGCTAAATTAATAAAACCTATAGTGAATAAAAATCTCGCAGATAAAAACTTTCATTCTTCGTTCTGCTAACTTCATGTTTTGTGAGAAAATTAAAATTTCTCTTCAATCCAATATGAGAAATCTAGTGTTTTTCTTCAATTACGTAGTATGAGAAAGTTGGTATTTCTCTTCAATTGATAATGTGAGAAAGTTGGTGTTTCTCTTCAGAGTTTATAATATGACATTGTCTGAAATACATTTTCAAATGATAGTGAAAATGTTTTATGCACCTCTGGCTTTTAACAGGGCTTAAAATGTTGTTGGGTAGGTATGAAAAGTGTTATAACCGGTTTTAGAAATTTTTAAGAAGTAAGATTGTGAAATAATTTTGAATGTAGGTATTAAGAAGTTGTAAACTGGTTTTAAGATGTTTTGAGTGGTGCTtctgatgatgaatttttttttttagagatttgTTAATGGGTTTTGAAGATGTATCAGAAGATTTTGATGGTATGAATAATGAGTTTGTAAGTAATTTTAAAttgtttttgaaaagaaaatatcatTAAATGGTTGTGAAAGGTATCATCGACATCTAATCTgggaaatcatcaaaaaaaatgaaactagtttcaaaGAAGATGTATCTTGTGTGTGTCAACTCTAATAAGATTCAAGAGCATTATACTCTCTTGTACTGATTATTAACCAATACCCAAAAAGTTAACTACTTATTGCTATTGTCAGAGCATTTCTTGGTTGAACCTACTGGCGTTGgtttgtcaagttagttgtcaaatttagatgcaaAAATGCACTCTTGATTTAGTCTATTAAAGTCAGTTTCGTACTAGATTAGGTTTAAGAAGTATAATATAGAATCAAAGATATTCTTGAATAATGGAGATTAAAGACTACACGAAGATATCTTCGAGAACTTTATTAAAGGTTAATAACAAACACTCGATTCTCTTGTTTGCTCTACCTCTCTATCTACCGAAACAAGTGCTCACTCTATGAAACAATTCATACGAGGGTAAatatacatttatatatatactCGAGGATATTTGAGCCTAATACTTTAATGAGAATGACCTTTGTCCCTGGAAAGGTCCTTATGTTGTAATAAATGAAAacacgaatccaacgagccaagtaTCACTAATTTCCGAgctataacgaagaagttatgaatgatttatcaaagaagcaCTTATATGTGTGATTAAGGTTGATTTGGTGAATAGGAAATTGTACACGATTTTTTGGCAACAGTTCGCGAACTAAAACTGTAACTACGTGACTAAAGGCTTATTTTAGTCAAGTACTTGGTATTTCCTTTCCTAGACAAGATAACATTGTGTTCAAGCAACCTAGCcttgatcattcactataaatagAGCTTTCATGTAACCACGCAAACTATCCCTTGGAAAATTGTGTGTGTGTCTTTCACATGTTTGTTTTCcacattttcttttcttcatgAACTGCGAGTCAAAAATATTTTACGCGGGGATCAGAAAGCACATGAAAGGTATCTTCTTTGATAATTTCAGTACGTATTTCTAGGTATTTTTCATAACCCTAGATTTGATagatcaagatatctctagaGTTTCTAGGTGATCTTGTGAGCGAGAACCAATTAGGTTTCGGAACGTGTAAACCGTAATTGTTGAGAAACATCCCCTCATCATTGATCATTGTCCAATTATTCTTCCGGAGTGAAATTTTTCGTAGGTGGTACAAAGTATGTGGTCTTATTTGATAAGAATTCTTTCATTAGCCATGtaatttcatcaataaaaggatTAGTGGGTTGCAACACAAAACCACGTTTTCCTCCACATGTTCTATCTCCAGCATCGACGACAATATGCTTAGTAGATGCAGCCCACTTTCCAGCACCCTCCACTTCCCTGTTTACTTTGTTGGAATTCTCAATTTCCACATAGTAATAACAGCTAATAGCGTGTTTTTCCAAAATTTGCGAATGCAATTCATATAAGCTCTGGATTTCAGGAATGTAATCTGTCGTGAAGGAGGGGTCAGCAATTTTAATCTCTAAGTAATATGTGACAATGTTTGCATCAGTTGTGCAAGAATAGAACCCCAAAAGGAACGTATGGATACTATAAATCATTGGGagagaagtacttcttcgtgCGACTCCTACTTCTTCTTATAAGGTTTCTGTAAACATATCCTACTAGACTTTGTTTTTCTTAAAGAAAAtaactaacatttgatatttatgTTTTAGATGGATGATTTGAAaatagaaaattgatatttgttaaaaatgcATAACAAAATGTctaaactaataaaaatattatatgtgagaaaagaaaaaattcaCGAAAATATATAAATCATATTatacaagaaaaatacatgtaAAAAAGGCATGTAtgtgtaaaaaataaataaatgaaacacCGTGTTTTGAACCCATGAGACATACTTTGACGGTTGCGTTAATATTAATGTGCACCGCAAATACATTAAT
This genomic stretch from Papaver somniferum cultivar HN1 chromosome 5, ASM357369v1, whole genome shotgun sequence harbors:
- the LOC113281053 gene encoding nuclear transport factor 2A isoform X1; translation: MDPEAVSKAFVEHYYTTFDANRGSLGSLYQEGSMLTFEGQQIQGSQNIVAKLNSLPFQQCKHTITTVDCQPSGPAGGMLVFVSGSLQLAGEQHALKFSQMFHLMPAQNTYYVLNDIFRLNYA
- the LOC113281053 gene encoding nuclear transport factor 2A isoform X2, encoding MDPEAVSKAFVEHYYTTFDANRGSLGSLYQEGSMLTFEGQQIQGSQNIVAKLNSLPFQQCKHTITTVDCQPSGPAGGMLVFVSGSLQLAGEQHALKFSQLKTPTTF